TTTAATCAACTAAGACTATGCTGAACCTAAGAATTTACATTTCCCAGGGTTTAGCCAAAGATATTAAAAGgtgtaaaatattattaatatatataaaatatacttttttttttttttggtttttgggccacacccggtaacgctcaggggttactcctggctatgtgctcagaagtcgctcctggcttggggggccatatgggacgccgggggatcgaaccgcggtccgtccgaggctagcgcaggcaaggcaggcaccttacctttagcgccaccgcccggccccatataaaatatacttaattacCCATTTAACCAGTGTTGAAATTTCAAGCATAATATTAAAACATTcatagttggggccggagagatagcatggaggtaaggcatttgccttgcatgcagaaggatggccagttcgaatcccggcaacccatatggtcccccgaacctgccaggagtgatttttgagcatggagccaggaatgacttctgagcactgtcggggtgtgacccaaaaaccaaaccaaaccaaaccaaaccaaaacaaaacaaaacaaaacaaaataacatccaTAGTTGCAAGTAAAACttagcttttaaaaaattctgactattggggccggagagatagcatggaggtaaggtgcttgctttttatgcagaaggtcatcggtttgaatcctggggtcccatatggtcccccgtgcctgccaggagcaatttctgagcatgcagccaggagtaacccctgagcaccgccgggtgtggccccaaaaccacaaaaggaagaaaaattatgaCTATTTTCTTAATCTTATTCATCATGAAGTTTTTCCTGATAACACATAATGTCTTTTCTCTTAGGCAAGTAACATAAAAAGATACAATGTTATTAAAAACAGACTatgatttcaaaaatatttatttgtttggttgattattttttgttttaggacatatccagcagtgctcaggagttactcctaggactgcattcagaaattatgtttagcaggcttggggaaccatatgggttgctgggtatcaaacccaggtcagctgcatgcaaggcaaatgtcctttcttctgtgctattgcttcaacccaatatatttatttttttaaagtaaataagagAATTAATTAGTCTTATGTACATCTATTATAGATATCAAAGTTTAACTTAAATAATGTTTCTGTTTGATTTGGGCTATGCCTGACAGTGTTCTGGGCAAttcttggcttggtgctcagggttccaagcagtgcttggggctgaaCCCACGTCTTTTGCACAaaaggcatgtgctccagccagTGAATAATTTTTCTAGTCCTAAAAACACAGTCATAACAATTCATTAGATTCCAGCCCGCTTTGTGTGGAGAACAAGATGGAGTCAATAGTGTCCACTCACGGTAATAGATACAGAAAATGGGGATCAGAGGTACTCACTTCCTCATGTCAATCTGTCTGACTCTTGTTCCAGGTTGGCTGGCCAACAGCACCAAGTGGGACCACAAGATACTTCAAACTCAAGGAGACTGAGGTAAGGGGCACAATACCAACTTCTTCTTCCTCCTGGTTTccccttctttctgtttctcatcCAGCCTCGGTGCTGTCCTTTCTGGACATCCACAGGGCCATGATGGTGGTGGAAATGATCAACTTCTCAGTTGGTGGCTTGAGCAAGTCACTTACTGTCCCTGGATCTCAGTTATAgacattttccttttcatttcattaaaaaattgtgttttggggttggagccatggcgcagcggtagggtgtttgccttgcatgtgactgacctaagaTGAACCAACCGCGgctcgatccccaggcatcccatatggtcccacaagccaggagcaatttctgagtgcatagccaagagtaacccccctgagtgttaccgggtgtgacccccaaaaaaacaaaaaaaattgtgttttgtttgtttgttttagatcacacccagtagtgctcagggattaatcttgcctctgttctcaggaatctctcctggcagtacttgggggaatatatagggtgccagagatcaaatctggttgACTATGTGAAAATCAAACATCCTGCTATACATCCTAgacattattcattttaattgatttttataggaccacatccaacagtgctctaGGGCCTGAATACACTCCCTGGGGGTGCTTGGTTGGCATTGTGGGACTGGTGCTTGGGCATGACAGGGTTCTGGCATCCCCAGGATCACACACAGTGCTAGAACCAAGCTGCCAGAGATGGGTCCATGCTGTTGGGGTCCCTGGGGAtcttgcaggcaagactctgGCAAAACACTTCAAGCCTTTTTAGTAGAGGAGACCAGGGGCCTTTGACAAACCCCTGGGccaggagaaggagggagagagagagagagaggagagagagagagagagagagagagagagagagagagagagagagagagagagagagctgattTGGGGATGAGGGACAAGTAAAGGGGAAACAAGTTTCAAATCAAAAGGTAACCAGTGTAAGAGATGCAGCCGAAATCagggagagggcccggagagatagcacagcggtgtttgccttgcaaatagccgatccagaaccaaaagtggttggttcgaatcccggtgtcccatatggtccttcgtgcctgccaggagctatttctgagcagacagccaggagtaacccctgaacactgccgggtgtggccccaaaacaaaaacaaaaacaaaacaaacaaacaaaaacaaaaaacgaaatcagggagaaaaaaaCAGTTCAGATTGCTGCCTCTTCAAACTGCCATGACTGCACACTGACTCTTTATTACACCTCACTTTAAGAATGGGAGGGAGACTTTTATAGGGTCGGCCAGCTAATAATAAGGTAAGATCTTTAATAATGAGtaaggtctttctttatttctttttttttatgggccacatccagtgatgctcaggggttactcctggctatgcgctcagaaatcgctcctggcttgggggggggcatatgggatgcagggggattgaaccgcggtccggcCCTGAGTAAGGTCTTTCTTAAAACGTCCCTTTTATGGCTGGTTCTGGACTTCTGTTGGAGTAATACATAATGTAGGACAAGAACTCAGCTGAGCTGAGATATTATGTAACATGCCATGCTAAAGTAGAACATGGGTTTCATGCAGGCGAGGCTGCACTTGGCCATCTGAGTCACCTCTCTGGCCTGAACCACAGCTTTAAACAACTGTACTTGTTTCAAAGAGCTCAaaggaattggggctggagcagtggcaaagcagtagggtgtttaccttgcacttggctaacctaggacggactgtggttcgatcccccagcgtcccatatggttccccaaaccaagagcaatttctgagtgcacagccaggagtaacccctgagcgtcaccaggtgtgtgccccaaaaccaaaaccaccccccccaaaaagacatCAAAAGAATTAATGTAAAGCTACACAGAGCAAGCCCCAACACATGGTCCATGCCGTGTTGGTAGTGGGCAATCATAGCAGTAGAGTTTAAACCCCTGATCAGAAAGCCCCCTTTCTAAAGCCTTAACACAGCACCCCATTTTCCTGCCTCTTTCCCTGTCTCCTCTCCAGCTGTCACTCGCTTGCTGTGCACAATGATATTCCTCACGGCACTGCCTCTATTTTGGATCATGATCTCAGGTAATGGATGGGGCTGTCAAGACTCTGACGTCTTGATTTCTGAGCCAGTCTTGGGCTGGGCTGTTTCTATGGGTTTCCTAGGACCCCAAGTGGGAGGAGAAGAGTGGGTGGGGGGAGGCATTGCAGCTGGGATTTGTTCCCTCAGCCTCAGTGGTTCTGCTCATCCACAGCCTCTCGAGGGGGACACTGGGGTGCCTGGATGCCCTCGTCCATCTCGGCCTTTGAGGGGACGTGCGTGTCCATCCCCTGTCGTTTTGACTTCCCGGATGAACTGCGGCCCGCAGTGGTGCATGGGGTCTGGTACTTCAATAGCCCCTACCCCAAGAATTACCCCCCGGTGGTCTTCAAGTCACGCACCCAAGTTGTCCACGAGAGCTTTCAAGGCCGCAGCCGCCTGCTGGGGGACCTGGGCCTGAGGAACTGCACCCTCCTGCTCAGCAACCTCAGCCCCGAGCTGGGCGGCAAGTACTACTTTCGCGGGGACCTGGGGGGCTACAACCAGTACACCTTCTCCGAGCACAGTGTCCTGGACATCATCAGTAAGTCTCCCAGCACCATGTGTGGGTCCGGGGGTTTCACAAGGTTTCTCCCCAGCACCTTTCTAGGGCCTGGTAGTGTTGTAGGTTGGGATGAAGGCATGGGTAAACCCCAAGAGTCAGCATAGATCAAGCAGATGGTTGAAATGAATAAATCTGGGCCCCAGAGACTCTTGTTGCTGTCCTCAGAAGGAAGGACATGCTCTTACTCTTCTAGAAATGTCAAGAAAAAGGCAGTTGGGTTGGGGGTTAGGAGTAATGTCTTCTGGATGGCTAGGTTTACTGGGACCGTGGGCAGTAACCTATTAGTCTTGGTTCCTCTTCTAAAAAATGGGCATAAGCTCAGAGCTtctaggagagagagaaagagagagagagagagagagacagacagacagacacacacacacagagacatacacacagacacacaaagagaaaaacacacaGAGAGAGCAGTTATTGTGGTTTAAGTGCTCAGTGGAGTCTGGCAAGAGACTCCAACTTGGCTATCGGGGACTGGGGAAGGAAACAGTGTCCTTGAGTCTGGCAAGAGACCCCAACTTGGCTATCAGGGACTGGGGAAGGAAACAGTGTCCTTGCCTGCAAGTTTCTCAAGAGAAACTAGGGTTGTGTATTTTTCCCATGAGAACAAATAATGGTTAAATGTTGGCCATTATTTATTCAATCGTAAATTAAGATCAAATGAAATACAGTTCTGGGCTGGATTTGGCAATTAGAGAAGGCCACTGTTTGATCTCAGCAGCTCTCAGGCTTGAGTTACAAGAAGCTGAAGTGGCTGGAACCTTAGATTCAGGGTCCCAGGAGCATTGAGTCTTTGTGAGGACAGATAGGACCACTGTGCAGAGAGATCCATGGTTAGGCAGACATGGACACTGCCCACTCAGATCACATAACACATACATGTACAAAaaatacacatgcacacatgaaGTCACACAAACACTCAAATGACATATACACGCACTACAGACATACATACACTCAAACCACATATACCCATGTACTCACACAAACATACATCCCtgtacactcacatacacacatgtactcaTATATCCACATTCAAATCACATACACATATAATCACACTTACGCTCTCAGATCACATGTATGCACTGCATTCACATAGATTCCCATACATCATACTCACACATACAGGTTGAAGGGGAAACCATAGCAAAGCAGCATAGGAGAGAGGTTACTTAGGAATCTAATGCTGTACCTAGAACACAGGTGATGAAGGCAGAAGACTAGGGCTCGAAGTCTGTTTTACCTTGTGTTAGCTGCGGCTTCGGCTTCCTCATatggaaaatgaacaaaaaatattgcCCACCTACTAGTATGACTAGAAGTACTAGCCTGGTTAAACTCAGAACACGGTgcctttatatatattaatttgcaTCTATGGAGGACTGGGTGAACAGTAACCAAGAAGAGAGCAGGAAATTTTGGATTCAGGGGTGGGGAGATATCTGGGAACCAGGAGTGGATTTAGACAAGTTAGGGGTGTCCCATAGCCCAGTGCTGCTTCTCAATATTCTCGCTGTTGCATGCAGACACCCCCAACATCGTGGTGCCCACGGATATGGTGGAAGGCACGGAAGTGGAGGTCAGCTGTATGGTCCCTGACAACTGCCCTGAGCTGCGCCCGGAGCTGAGCTGGCTGGGCCACGACGGGCTGGGGGAGCCCACTGTGCTGGGGAGGCTGCGTGAGGACGAGGGCACCTGGGTGCAGGTGTCTCTTCTACACTTCGTGCCCACTAGGGAGGCCAACGGCCACCGGCTGGGCTGCCAGGCCTCCTTCCTCAATGCCACCATGCAATTCGAGGGATATGCCAGCCTGGATGTCAAGTGTGAGCCTAGGGGTGGATTTAGGCGGAGTCAGAAAGGGGTGGAGTCAGAGAAGGGGCGGGGCCctagaagagaaggggaggagccAGAAAGGAGTGGGGCGGGGCCGGGGAGGGGCCCGAGCAGGGAAGGAACCTGTCAAACCTGGGCCTGACATGGTCCTGTCGCCTGGCCTCAGATCCCCCTGTCATCGTGGAGATGAACTCCTCAGTGGAGGCCATCGAGGGCTCCCAGGTCAGCCTGCTCTGCGGGGCCGACAGCAATCCGCTGCCATTGCTGACCTGGATGCGGGACAGCACTGTGCTCCGTGAGGCGGTGACCGACAGCCTGGTCCTGATACTGGATGAGGTGACCCCTGCGGAAGACGGCGTCTACGCCTGCCTGGCAGAGAACGCCTATGGCCAGGACAACCGTACAGTGGAGCTAAATGTCATGTGTGAGTCCCACCCCGACAGTGGGATCTGCTGCCAAGAGATTAGGGGACAGGCCTCACTTGGGGGTGGGGTTGAGGCCAGAACAGGAAAGAAGAAGATGCTGCAGGACCAGGCAGCCTATTCAAGACAACCATCCTAagtccctcctcctcctccacctgaTGGGGGGAGTGACTACAAAGAGCCATATTATGATTTTAGTGGGAGGCCCAGAAGGACTCACCTTCCTGCTATGTGCACTTGGTACATTGTCTCCAGGTGGCAGAAGCTGGTGAGATCAGATTCTTAGAGAAACCAGGAGATGCCACCCTTCATTCAGACTTTCCATTCCTCACCCACATAATTTTCTCCAAAGCACTTATTCCCAActtatcaattaaaatatatataatacattttatataatggCTGTGCACAGGGgcaattcctggctttgcattcaagaatcactcctaacaaccttgggggtcatatgggataccagagatagaacctggctGGGTTAGTAGTGAGCAAGacaatgccctacttgctgtgctatcactcccggcttgctccccccaaatatatatttgaaaaccaATACTAGTATCTACCACATGGACAATAACTCATCCTTAGAATTAGAATATTGACCTTCTCCGCTTAGTAGGTCCCCTCGACTATGATGTTGGATTATTATTAAACCCATTTTCCAGATAAGAACATGGAAGCTCagccagtgtgatagtacagtgtgtagggcatttaccttgcacgaggctgacttgGACTTTATCCTGGGTATCCCATGTTCtccacaagcactgccagaagtgaatcctgagtacagagtcaggagtagctcctaagcatcaccaggtgtggcccaaaaaccaaaaaaaaaaaaaaattccttctcaTTTGACCATCAACTTCTGTCCTGCTCCTCAGATGCCCCCTGGAAGCCCACAGTGAATGGAACAGTGGTGGCCGTGGAGGGGGAGACGGTCTCCATCCTGTGCTCCACGAAAAGCAACCCAGACCCAATTCTCACCATCTTCAAGGAGAAGCAGATCCTGGCCACGGTCATCTATGAGAGTGAGCTACAGCTGGAGCTGCCGGCTGTCACACCCGAGGATGACGGGGAATACTGGTGTGTGGCTGAGAACCAGTATGGCCAAAGAGGCACCGCCTTCAACCTCTCGGTGGAGTGTGAGTTCCCCCCCACCCCGTGCCAAGAGCTGGCAGGACTTGGCCCTCTGGACCCTCCACCTACTGGAGGGGCCATTGGGTGATGAGGGATGTACCCGGCACCCCAAACAGGTGTCAGCGTTCTATAGAGAAAGTAGGGAGCTGAGTCCTTAGCACACAAAGTCCTACTTGAGAACACTGGGTCTTTGCCTGCATCCTTTTGTCCATTGAGATTTCTGGATTCTGAGACCACAGGTGGTTTGCATGAACTGAGATAATGACCAAGCTTTCTTTTCTGGCATGCCGATAGGGACCTAATCCTGTTGGAAGCTCAATGGAGCATCCACTTCTGTGGCTCTCAGGACATGCCCTTGGGGAGGTTCTCCTACCATCATGGGTTTCAGAGAGGGGAAAAGAAGAGATTCAGAGATTTCAGAGATGTGATGCCACTTGCCCGGGGTCACACAGCTAGATAAATCCCACatttctggagagagagagagagagagagagagagagagagagagagagagagagagagagagagagagagagagaaagagagagagatatgttcTCCTGTGATTTCCTTCAGGGTACATGATCGAGCAGTCATTCTGGGGTGATGAAGTCACAATATTCCTTAGGTTAGGAGAATTGGGGAACAGCCTTTGGCTCATACATATATCTGCCGTACAACAGAATCATCATTCCTGATCAGCTTCTACTGTCTCCCCTCTTCAACCCCAAGAAGTTGCTTACTTTGAATTCTCTGGAAAACAAACCCAATTGGGGAGTAAAATATGCCAGTCTCCCCACCCCAGCTCACCTATTTCACCCCTTAGTATCACTAAGGTCAATTTACAGCTCTTGCTCTTCGAGAGTATAACTTCAAGCTACTGGGCAGAATCCCTCAGGCCCTTGTCCCCCCAATCTCTGTCACCTTGGAGAAAGCTTCCCTATTATAGTGCCATTCCTGGGGTTCAGCAGAAGTACTTGCAGCAGGTGAAGGGAGCAGGGGCTAGTCTGCACTTCTTGCACGTGAAACCTAATTGTGGGGTGCTCCTCACCCTAATTTAAAGGGTGAACACTGGTTTCGAGCCCTTGGCTGAATTAGTGCAAAGCCTTCGCCTCACTGCAGAATCCCAGCTAAGCCACTTCTCCTTTGACTTGATTCTCTTCTCAGAATGCTGTTCTAACAGCACAAACTCCAAAGACCGTTGAGAAGACAAAGGAGTGTGTGGGGCCCCAGCATCCTCTGTGTTCCTTTCATCTTCACCTTGCCCGCCATTCATCAGGCTTCAGTCACCTGTGTCCTCCAGGCTGAGACTGCTCACTGGTGCCCTCTGTTGGGGAAGTCCCAGCCGTTGGCTCTTGAGCCCTAGGGTGGATGGTCCGTGTCTCTACTATGCATGAATGTGCCTGTCTTTGGAAACCCTGGCCACTTAAGAAGCAGATGCAGATTCCAGCTTTGAGGTCCAGGGAAAGTGATAAGGGTCACCCCATAAGATGCTGGCAAAGCTGGGGTTCAAGTCAAAGTGATCCCAAGTAAACTCATTCTCTGTGGGACTTGGGGTTTGCCTGGAGTCAGAGTTTCATTAGTCCCTGCCCCAACCTCCAGAGGATATGATGCTGAACATCTGTGGACAGGGCACCCTTGCTCCTCTAGATGTAGGTGGGACCCTATTGTCATGGCCCCAGGGGGTGGTCTTGAGCACTAGGACTTAAAAAGTGGgaagtcggggccgggcggtggcgcaagaggtaaggtgcctgccttgcctgcgctagccttggatggaccgcggttcgatcccccggcgtcccatatggtcccccaagccaggagcgacttctgagagcatagccaggagtaacccctgagcgtcactgggtgtgccccccccccaaaaaaggtgggAAGTTCAGTTTTGTTATGAGGAATTGATAACAGGGTGTGTTATCAATTCATTCATGAGAACTTTCATTCATTAGAACTTCTGCAGGCATAGCTCATGACTTGAATTGGAgtgtttaatattaatttaaaaaaatttgggttACACCAGGCCATGATCAGctagctattcctggctctgtgctcagggatcactcttgctggtCCTTGGTGTATGATACTAGAGATGGAATTAAGGCAGGCTACATGCAGGGTTTTCAAAGTACCTTTCCTCACTCCCAACCCACCAATGAACTACTAgagtttattatcatttttttttttttttgctcaagcaaatgccttacccccattatctctccaccccatgGTGTCTACTTTTCAGCTAGCTCACTTCACATATGTGTGTGTAGGAAGGACCACCAGGAAGGCTCTATCCTTAGTACTTCTGGGCTGGGAGACTCCCTGGTCCATCCCATTAGCTATGGTTCTTTCTTGCTGGAAATTGATAATGGGGCATAAGGGGGTGTAGGTAGACCAACTTTACCCATGTGGTTGGGTGAGAACTAATGGAACCAGAATTCAGTTTAGGTGAATAGCAGGGACTGTGGGGATCTTTCAGAGGGGAAAGAGAACACGTGTTCACACAAGCAGTGTTCAATGTTCTATTTGAGATtttggaaaatgaaagaaaaaagttccCAGTGTCTGGTGGAAGCTAACACGAGAGGTTCCACATACTGCCAGAGTGCTCTGGGGGCTACTTATAATTCTTGGTCAATTAAACCATTGGGTTTGGTAGGAGAGCCTGAGGTGCAGGAATGCTCAGATCCtgtggtgtggggtgggggtgggattcAAGTTACCTATGGGGAGTAGTGCTGTCAATTGAACCTGTGAAACCTACGCAAGGCATTTGCCCTAAGCCTGGGACTACGTCCAGCGCAGCCAACACCTGGTTTAATAACAGAACAAAGCAGAACTCAACAAGATGCTCTGGGTGGAGGATTGAGTTTGGTCCTAGAGGTAATTTGGTGGGTGGGGAGTCAGGATGGATGCAGGGGTGGCTAGGAGAGGAAACGAGCATTTGCAGGGTGAAGGGAAGGTGGTAGCTGAGCATTCAGAAAGGAACTGCAGGTGCAGGGCAGGTAGTGATGCCTAGTGGGAAGAAGCTTTCTGAACTTAGGGAACAGAAGGGGCCAGTGGATTGAAGGGGGAGCACCACTGAAaaaggaggtaggaagggagaGTAATGAGGCCTGCAGGGCCTTGAAGACAGTGGCAAAGAATTCGGGTTTCATTCCGAGTGGCTTTGGGAGCAATTAGAAGGAGACTGGGAGGTCTGGAAGTGACTTACGTGTGACATAAGTGTGTGAGTTCCAAGGATGCAGGAGACAATGCCAAGTGCAAAACACGCTACTTTGGTCTGGAGCCATAGgaaggctcttaccttgcatgtggccaacccagtttcaattcccggcatcctatatggtcccctgagtctaccaggagtgattcctgagtagtcaggagtaagttctaagtgTCATGTTTGTGGGACCCCCTCCCCA
This window of the Suncus etruscus isolate mSunEtr1 chromosome 14, mSunEtr1.pri.cur, whole genome shotgun sequence genome carries:
- the MAG gene encoding myelin-associated glycoprotein; the encoded protein is MIFLTALPLFWIMISASRGGHWGAWMPSSISAFEGTCVSIPCRFDFPDELRPAVVHGVWYFNSPYPKNYPPVVFKSRTQVVHESFQGRSRLLGDLGLRNCTLLLSNLSPELGGKYYFRGDLGGYNQYTFSEHSVLDIINTPNIVVPTDMVEGTEVEVSCMVPDNCPELRPELSWLGHDGLGEPTVLGRLREDEGTWVQVSLLHFVPTREANGHRLGCQASFLNATMQFEGYASLDVKYPPVIVEMNSSVEAIEGSQVSLLCGADSNPLPLLTWMRDSTVLREAVTDSLVLILDEVTPAEDGVYACLAENAYGQDNRTVELNVMYAPWKPTVNGTVVAVEGETVSILCSTKSNPDPILTIFKEKQILATVIYESELQLELPAVTPEDDGEYWCVAENQYGQRGTAFNLSVEFAPVILLESHCAAARDTVQCLCVVKANPEPSVAFELPSRNVTVNESEREFVYSERSGLLLTTVLTLRGQAQAPPRVICTSRNLYGAKSLELPFQGAHRLMWAKIGPVGAVVAFAIIIAIVCYITQTRRKKNVTESPSFSAGNNPPVLFSTEYRISGAPEKQESQKRLGSARRLLGLRGEPPELDLSFSHLDLGKRPTKDSCTLTEELAEYAEIRVK